Proteins from a single region of Vulgatibacter sp.:
- the recA gene encoding recombinase RecA, with protein sequence MSQNPEREKAIDLAIGAIEKQFGKGSIMRLGNEEAMIKDVQVISSGALSLDIALGVGGFPRGRIIEIFGPESSGKTTLTLHLIAEAQRRGGVCGFVDAEHALDVGYARKLGVRTDDLLISQPDCGEQALEITEMLVRSGAIDVLVVDSVAALVPRAELEGEMGDSHMGVQARLMSQALRKLTGTIAKSNTTVVFINQIRMKIGVMFGNPETTTGGNALKFYASQRLDIRRIGAIKNGDSVVGNRTRVKVVKNKVAPPFREVEFDILYGQGISREGDILDLAVNENIVEKSGAWFSYEGERIGQGRENSKQYLVEHPELLERIETKVLDKFNIKRGPALQAVPQPEDEGKGGRKGSARSA encoded by the coding sequence ATGTCGCAGAATCCGGAACGCGAGAAGGCGATCGACCTGGCCATCGGTGCGATCGAGAAGCAGTTCGGCAAGGGCTCGATCATGCGCCTCGGGAACGAGGAGGCGATGATCAAGGACGTCCAGGTGATCTCCTCCGGCGCCCTCTCCCTCGACATCGCCCTCGGCGTCGGCGGCTTTCCCCGCGGCCGCATCATCGAGATCTTCGGGCCGGAGTCGTCGGGCAAGACGACCCTCACCCTCCACCTCATCGCCGAGGCGCAGCGCCGCGGCGGCGTCTGTGGCTTCGTCGACGCGGAGCACGCCCTCGACGTGGGCTACGCCCGTAAACTCGGCGTTCGCACCGACGACCTCCTGATCTCGCAGCCGGACTGCGGCGAGCAGGCCCTCGAGATCACCGAGATGCTGGTGCGCTCCGGCGCCATCGACGTGCTCGTGGTCGACTCGGTGGCGGCCCTCGTCCCCCGGGCGGAGCTCGAGGGTGAGATGGGCGATTCGCACATGGGCGTGCAGGCCCGCCTGATGAGCCAGGCGCTCCGCAAGCTCACCGGCACCATCGCCAAGAGCAACACCACCGTGGTCTTCATCAACCAGATCCGCATGAAGATCGGCGTGATGTTCGGCAACCCCGAGACCACCACCGGCGGCAACGCGCTCAAGTTCTACGCCTCGCAGCGCCTCGACATCCGCCGCATCGGCGCGATCAAGAACGGCGACAGCGTGGTCGGCAACCGCACCCGCGTGAAGGTGGTGAAGAACAAGGTGGCCCCGCCCTTCCGCGAGGTGGAGTTCGACATCCTCTACGGACAGGGGATCAGCCGCGAGGGCGACATCCTCGATCTGGCGGTGAACGAGAACATCGTCGAGAAGAGCGGCGCCTGGTTCTCCTACGAAGGTGAGCGGATCGGGCAGGGGCGCGAGAACTCGAAGCAGTACCTGGTCGAGCACCCCGAGCTCCTCGAGCGGATCGAGACCAAGGTCC
- a CDS encoding DUF2804 domain-containing protein, with amino-acid sequence MQTLDPAAPRPFDPPIRYGTFLGACRETAFAPTTSGLGRLARLLREKRWQYFAVADEAVAVGGAIVDLGYAGNAFLWAVERETGLLHEGEKLSLPTAVHVGDVPGDGLEARIGGSLAIRTAGGRTEVVGRLGAVEVAVALEAAGEALTAVAPVEGGGVNVTCKHAALRGSGSVVLGERRLELGQGASGILDYSHGLLARETSWRWAAGAGRLRDGNPIGFNLVEGFNQGLENGIWVRGRPRPVGAARFTWDPKAPEAPWQVTTDDGVVDLLLEVEAVRRKDLHLGIAASWYRQPVGRWTGQVDGQQVDGIFGVAEDHKARW; translated from the coding sequence TTGCAGACGCTCGATCCCGCAGCGCCACGTCCCTTCGATCCGCCGATCCGCTACGGCACCTTCCTCGGCGCCTGCAGGGAGACCGCGTTCGCGCCCACCACCAGCGGTCTCGGGCGGCTGGCCCGCCTCCTGCGCGAGAAGCGCTGGCAATATTTCGCGGTGGCCGACGAGGCGGTGGCGGTGGGTGGGGCCATCGTCGATCTCGGTTACGCCGGGAACGCCTTCCTCTGGGCGGTGGAGCGGGAGACGGGCCTCCTCCACGAGGGGGAGAAGCTGTCGCTGCCCACCGCGGTCCACGTGGGCGACGTGCCCGGCGACGGCCTCGAGGCCCGGATCGGCGGCAGCCTCGCCATCCGCACCGCGGGTGGCAGGACCGAGGTGGTCGGCAGGCTCGGGGCGGTGGAGGTCGCGGTGGCCCTCGAGGCCGCCGGCGAGGCGCTGACCGCGGTGGCGCCGGTGGAGGGCGGCGGGGTCAACGTCACCTGCAAACACGCGGCGCTGCGGGGGAGCGGGTCGGTGGTGCTGGGGGAGCGGCGGCTCGAGCTGGGGCAGGGCGCCAGCGGGATCCTCGACTACAGCCACGGCCTCCTCGCCAGGGAGACGTCCTGGCGCTGGGCTGCAGGGGCGGGGCGCCTGCGGGATGGGAACCCGATCGGCTTCAACCTCGTCGAGGGCTTCAACCAGGGGCTGGAGAACGGGATCTGGGTCCGGGGCAGGCCCCGCCCGGTGGGCGCCGCCCGTTTCACCTGGGATCCGAAGGCGCCGGAGGCTCCATGGCAGGTGACCACCGACGACGGCGTGGTGGACCTCCTCCTCGAGGTGGAGGCGGTGCGGCGCAAGGACCTGCACCTCGGCATCGCCGCCTCCTGGTACCGGCAGCCGGTGGGGCGGTGGACCGGCCAGGTGGACGGGCAGCAGGTCGACGGGATCTTCGGCGTCGCCGAGGACCACAAGGCCCGGTGGTGA
- a CDS encoding phospholipid scramblase-related protein, protein MHTAHSSSTTLPALSGVTQLRVRQKRELAEVFTGWETRNRYEIEDETGAPILYAGETGGGVGAFFLRQWFGGKRPFTIEVKDRGGATVLTVKRPWRWFFARAEIHDAQGRLLGAIQQKWAIFSRKYVIEGPTGAVGAELFGPFFKPWTFELKVHGRVVGKIAKRWSGMLKEAFTDADNFGLELAPSVDDRLRPLCLGATFLIDFVHFEKND, encoded by the coding sequence ATGCATACCGCACACTCTTCTTCGACCACCCTGCCCGCCCTCTCGGGCGTCACCCAGCTGCGGGTGCGGCAGAAGCGGGAGCTGGCCGAGGTCTTCACCGGCTGGGAGACCCGCAACCGCTACGAGATCGAGGACGAGACCGGGGCGCCGATCCTCTACGCCGGTGAGACCGGCGGCGGGGTCGGCGCCTTCTTCCTGCGCCAGTGGTTCGGCGGCAAGCGCCCCTTCACCATCGAGGTGAAGGATCGCGGCGGCGCCACCGTGCTCACGGTGAAGCGGCCCTGGCGCTGGTTCTTCGCCCGCGCCGAGATCCACGACGCCCAGGGCCGCCTCCTCGGCGCGATCCAGCAGAAGTGGGCGATCTTCTCCCGCAAATACGTGATCGAGGGCCCCACCGGCGCCGTCGGCGCGGAGCTCTTCGGCCCCTTCTTCAAGCCCTGGACCTTCGAGCTCAAGGTGCACGGCAGGGTGGTGGGCAAGATCGCCAAGCGCTGGAGCGGCATGCTCAAGGAGGCGTTCACCGACGCCGACAACTTCGGTCTCGAGCTCGCCCCGAGCGTCGACGACAGGCTCCGCCCGCTGTGCCTCGGCGCCACCTTCCTCATCGACTTCGTGCACTTCGAGAAGAACGACTAA
- a CDS encoding sensor histidine kinase, with product MLIRPDLQVFETLPVPLAVLRGDVVVYANRALAALLGLQTAALVGASSEALLARFVTHGDAGWLREVNRARVQGAVPSPSLWARIRAADGEEREVCMRQSEMPGRDGESLVLVLDADAEALSRRLSRALAGAADSFVRCRDEANVLDKAMAVLAGQGLRAAILLLQGEELRFGPGLLPEGAREQIERLAGLPITAVRLPLTSCPAAERLFAGGEPVYFQDARVSARGLGVGAELAEALLESHRLFAAPIRLEEGPFGLLVVEGESLTPAAAATLALFTRHLGAALENARHHKRAAQRLKEIAQVQDALVAQERAAAVGDAAAVLAHEVRNPLGAILNAVALLKRNAGKLPTEDLLEMIEEEAERIDGLVTDLLDLARPLEPRVRPIDLEPLVRRAIELAAAIDNRAVVELIAASPAVQVNADPHLVQVAVENLVRNAVQSSPPGGRVAVRIGGDEILGSVVVEDQGPGIAPPDASRIFEPFFTTRQTGKGLGLAVVKRVAEVHGGSVEVRAAEGGGATFELRLPRD from the coding sequence GTGCTGATCCGACCGGACCTGCAGGTATTCGAGACCTTGCCCGTACCGCTCGCCGTGCTCCGCGGGGATGTGGTGGTCTACGCGAACCGGGCGCTCGCGGCGCTCCTCGGCCTGCAGACCGCGGCGCTCGTCGGTGCCTCCTCCGAGGCGCTCCTCGCCCGCTTCGTCACGCACGGCGACGCCGGCTGGCTCCGGGAGGTCAACCGGGCCCGGGTGCAGGGTGCGGTCCCGTCCCCTTCGCTCTGGGCGCGGATCCGCGCTGCGGACGGCGAGGAGCGCGAGGTCTGCATGCGCCAATCGGAGATGCCGGGACGGGACGGCGAGAGCCTCGTTCTCGTCCTCGACGCGGACGCCGAAGCGCTCAGCCGCCGCCTCTCGCGTGCGCTGGCAGGCGCCGCCGATTCCTTCGTGCGCTGCCGCGACGAGGCGAACGTCCTCGACAAGGCGATGGCCGTGCTCGCGGGGCAGGGCCTGCGGGCGGCGATCCTGTTGCTCCAGGGGGAGGAGCTGCGCTTCGGGCCCGGCCTCCTGCCCGAGGGAGCCCGCGAGCAGATCGAGCGGCTGGCGGGGCTGCCGATCACCGCGGTCCGGCTCCCGCTCACCTCCTGCCCCGCGGCGGAACGGCTCTTCGCCGGAGGCGAGCCCGTCTATTTCCAGGACGCGCGGGTCTCTGCCCGGGGGCTCGGTGTCGGCGCCGAGCTGGCGGAGGCGCTGCTCGAGAGCCACCGGCTCTTCGCCGCGCCGATCCGTCTCGAGGAGGGGCCCTTCGGCCTCCTCGTCGTCGAGGGAGAATCCCTCACCCCGGCGGCGGCGGCGACGCTGGCGCTCTTCACCCGGCACCTCGGCGCTGCCCTCGAGAACGCCCGCCACCACAAGCGGGCGGCGCAGCGGCTCAAGGAGATCGCCCAGGTGCAGGACGCGCTGGTGGCGCAGGAGCGCGCCGCAGCGGTGGGCGATGCAGCGGCGGTGCTCGCCCACGAGGTGCGCAATCCGCTGGGGGCGATCCTCAACGCGGTGGCGCTGCTCAAGCGCAACGCGGGCAAGCTGCCTACCGAGGATCTGCTCGAGATGATCGAGGAGGAGGCGGAACGGATCGACGGGCTCGTCACCGATCTCCTCGACCTCGCGAGGCCCCTCGAGCCGCGGGTGCGGCCCATCGATCTGGAGCCCCTCGTGCGGCGGGCGATCGAGCTGGCTGCCGCCATCGACAACCGGGCAGTGGTCGAGCTGATCGCGGCGTCGCCGGCCGTGCAGGTGAACGCCGATCCCCACCTGGTGCAGGTGGCGGTGGAGAACCTGGTGCGCAACGCGGTGCAGTCCTCGCCGCCAGGCGGCAGGGTGGCGGTGCGGATCGGCGGCGACGAGATCCTGGGCTCGGTGGTGGTGGAGGATCAGGGCCCGGGGATCGCGCCGCCCGACGCGAGCCGGATCTTCGAGCCCTTCTTCACCACCCGGCAGACCGGCAAGGGGCTCGGCCTCGCGGTGGTCAAGCGCGTGGCCGAGGTGCACGGGGGCTCGGTCGAGGTGCGCGCTGCGGAAGGCGGCGGGGCCACCTTCGAGCTGCGCCTGCCGCGCGATTAG
- a CDS encoding AAA domain-containing protein yields MRREPAYFDHLQHLLQLERDGQRRRFEELRATLSPEEQLARGMALADLEAVDESFGLGGRLLVTMEREDRSPLGVGIDVGAPVLVRPRRSDAEVPVPAVVARRSRTSLVLAFDEMPPPFVAEGRLWIDLAADEVTFARARDAVRTVQGWEKGVLRRRRDTLLGAEPARFDTVQPLPAIALNPEQRDAVERGLAAQDFFLVHGPPGTGKSTVLGEIAVQAVARGERLLATAASNAAVDHLLELCLARGLRVVRVGHPARVAERLQEHTLDLLVEADPDRKVARDLFDDAFELQGYARKQRSRGRSRDRFANAREAQGEARRLFAEARRLEKRAVRAVLARAQVICATCTALAGSTLREERFDRALLDEATQAIEPLSLLPFLRAERVILAGDHRQLPPTVISQEAGQLGLSVSLFERLLGDHGDGVRRMLREQYRMNERIMSFPSAEMYGGELRAHPSVAGRRLDLPGVESPPLLFVDTAGKGFEEEAPPQSDSLANPGEAALVLARARELIEAGLPAAEVAVIAPYSAQVALLRDGAMRQGLSDAVEIDTVDAFQGREKDAILLSLTRSNADGTLGFLADLRRMNVAITRARRHLFVVGDSATLAHHPFYQRFVAGAEAHGGWRSAWEWPEPAPL; encoded by the coding sequence ATGCGCCGCGAGCCGGCCTATTTCGACCACCTGCAGCACCTGCTCCAGCTCGAGCGCGACGGGCAGCGCCGCCGCTTCGAGGAGCTGCGCGCCACCCTCTCGCCGGAGGAGCAGCTGGCCCGGGGCATGGCGCTCGCGGATCTCGAGGCGGTGGACGAGAGCTTCGGCCTCGGCGGCAGGCTGCTGGTCACGATGGAGCGGGAGGATCGCAGCCCCCTCGGCGTGGGCATCGACGTAGGGGCGCCGGTGCTGGTGCGTCCCCGGCGCAGCGACGCCGAGGTGCCGGTGCCGGCGGTGGTGGCGCGGCGGAGTCGCACCTCGCTCGTCCTCGCCTTCGACGAGATGCCGCCGCCCTTCGTGGCGGAGGGACGGCTCTGGATCGACCTCGCCGCCGACGAGGTGACCTTCGCCCGCGCCCGCGACGCGGTGCGCACGGTGCAGGGCTGGGAGAAGGGCGTGCTCCGACGCCGCCGCGACACCCTCCTGGGCGCGGAGCCCGCTCGCTTCGATACGGTGCAGCCGCTGCCGGCGATCGCGCTCAACCCCGAGCAGCGCGACGCGGTGGAGCGCGGTCTCGCCGCCCAGGACTTCTTCCTCGTCCACGGGCCCCCGGGCACCGGCAAGAGCACGGTGCTCGGTGAGATCGCGGTGCAGGCGGTGGCTCGCGGCGAGCGGCTCCTCGCCACCGCCGCCAGCAACGCCGCGGTCGATCACCTGCTCGAGCTCTGCCTCGCCCGTGGCCTGCGGGTGGTGCGGGTGGGCCATCCTGCCCGGGTGGCGGAGCGGCTGCAGGAGCACACCCTCGATCTGCTCGTGGAGGCCGATCCCGATCGCAAGGTGGCGCGGGATCTCTTCGACGACGCCTTCGAGCTGCAGGGCTACGCCCGCAAGCAGCGCAGCCGCGGGCGGAGCCGCGATCGTTTCGCCAACGCCCGGGAGGCACAGGGCGAGGCGCGGCGGCTCTTCGCCGAGGCGCGGCGGTTGGAGAAGCGCGCGGTGCGGGCGGTGCTCGCCAGGGCGCAGGTGATCTGCGCCACCTGCACCGCGCTTGCCGGCTCGACGTTGCGGGAGGAGCGCTTCGATCGCGCGCTCCTCGACGAGGCCACCCAGGCGATCGAGCCACTGTCGCTGCTGCCCTTCCTCCGGGCGGAACGGGTGATCCTCGCCGGCGATCACCGGCAGCTGCCGCCCACGGTGATTTCGCAGGAGGCGGGGCAGCTCGGCCTCTCGGTGAGCCTCTTCGAACGGCTCCTCGGCGATCACGGCGACGGCGTGCGCCGCATGCTCCGCGAGCAATACCGGATGAACGAGCGGATCATGTCCTTCCCCTCCGCCGAGATGTACGGCGGCGAGCTGCGCGCCCACCCGTCGGTGGCGGGCAGGCGCCTCGACCTGCCCGGCGTGGAGTCGCCGCCGCTCCTCTTCGTCGACACCGCCGGCAAGGGCTTCGAGGAGGAGGCGCCGCCGCAGAGCGATAGCCTCGCCAACCCCGGCGAGGCGGCGCTGGTGCTGGCACGGGCCCGGGAGCTGATCGAGGCGGGGCTGCCAGCCGCGGAGGTGGCGGTGATCGCGCCCTACAGCGCGCAGGTGGCGCTGCTGCGCGATGGTGCGATGCGTCAGGGGCTCTCCGACGCGGTGGAGATCGACACCGTCGACGCGTTCCAGGGCAGGGAGAAGGACGCGATCCTCCTCTCGCTCACCCGCTCCAACGCCGATGGAACGCTCGGGTTCCTCGCCGATCTCCGTCGGATGAACGTGGCGATCACCCGGGCTCGCAGGCACCTCTTCGTCGTCGGGGATTCGGCGACCCTCGCCCACCATCCCTTCTACCAGCGCTTCGTCGCGGGAGCGGAGGCCCACGGCGGCTGGCGGAGCGCCTGGGAATGGCCGGAGCCTGCGCCTTTGTGA
- a CDS encoding ZIP family metal transporter → MNRARRIETPMSWAWPVLATLVASAAALAGSLLVLWLGRLHRSLTGLLLAFAVGTLLGAALLDLLPEALELEEAEVVFPRFLLGILGFLAFERLVRWRHPHEHDPGHLHDHPMQATVPLVLWSDALHNLVDGFLIGAAFSSSTELGVATTLAVVAHEIPQEVGDYAVLLGAGMHWKRALFLNWLVQLPPVAAAAGTFLLGQQVDGAIAWLLPLAAGSLVYIALADLVPSLHHRAAGRAALVQLAVVAAGVAAIAGVGALVH, encoded by the coding sequence GTGAACCGCGCCCGTCGAATCGAGACCCCGATGAGCTGGGCCTGGCCCGTCCTCGCCACGCTGGTAGCCAGCGCCGCCGCCCTCGCCGGCAGCCTGCTGGTGTTGTGGCTGGGCCGCCTGCACCGCTCGCTCACGGGCCTGCTCCTCGCCTTCGCGGTGGGCACGCTGCTGGGAGCCGCGCTGCTCGACCTCCTACCAGAAGCGCTCGAGCTGGAGGAGGCCGAGGTGGTCTTCCCCCGCTTCCTCCTCGGCATCCTCGGCTTCCTCGCCTTCGAGCGGCTGGTGCGCTGGCGCCACCCCCACGAACACGATCCCGGGCACCTGCACGACCACCCGATGCAGGCGACGGTGCCGCTCGTCCTCTGGAGCGACGCCCTGCACAACCTGGTGGACGGCTTCCTCATCGGCGCCGCCTTCTCGAGCAGCACCGAGCTCGGCGTCGCCACCACGCTGGCGGTGGTGGCCCACGAGATCCCGCAGGAGGTCGGCGACTACGCCGTGCTCCTGGGGGCGGGCATGCACTGGAAGCGGGCGCTCTTCCTCAACTGGCTGGTGCAGCTGCCGCCGGTCGCCGCCGCCGCGGGCACCTTCCTGCTGGGGCAGCAGGTCGACGGCGCGATCGCGTGGCTCCTGCCGCTGGCAGCAGGGAGCCTCGTCTACATCGCGCTCGCCGATCTCGTTCCGTCACTCCACCACCGGGCGGCGGGGCGCGCCGCCCTGGTGCAGTTGGCGGTGGTGGCCGCGGGCGTCGCCGCGATCGCTGGCGTCGGCGCGCTCGTGCACTAA
- a CDS encoding aminopeptidase P family protein — protein sequence MRTKASRQKTPIVPSESTPKPASHDSAAPQALLDFMLTGWKERRPKVTKVKGAENFAARRKALSAAFPGETLVIPTGHEKVRANDTNYRFRPGTEFYYLTGNVEPDCVLVLEPKAGGGHKDILFVEPNPGRSDATFYTDRNKGELWVGARLGVQESEVRFGVDEARGLPELPAYLDGLGGGVTRPSRVLRGVSSQVDHHVRAQHARDRELAVHLSEMRLIKDKLELRELQAAVDSTMRGLEDVIERLAFAQSEREVEGVFNLRARMEGNDVGYGTIAASGCNACVLHWTRNDAKLKPGTLLLLDAGVERDTLYTADITRTLPVSGKFSKEQREIYELVLEAQTAAIAAVKPGNDFMEPNRVAMRILAEGLERLGILESAEEALADEHQFYKRYSLHNVSHMLGLDVHDCAQARMENYKYGKLQPGMVLTVEPGLYFQEDDLTVPAKYRGIGVRIEDDVAVTARGVKNLSENIPHTVKEIEGWMASVWKAAKKKKR from the coding sequence ATGCGTACCAAAGCCTCCCGCCAGAAGACCCCGATCGTCCCCTCCGAGTCGACGCCGAAGCCCGCGAGCCACGACAGCGCGGCGCCGCAGGCGCTCCTCGACTTCATGCTCACCGGCTGGAAGGAGCGGCGGCCGAAGGTGACGAAGGTGAAGGGCGCGGAGAATTTCGCCGCCCGCCGCAAGGCGCTCTCCGCCGCCTTCCCCGGCGAGACCCTGGTGATCCCCACCGGCCACGAGAAGGTCCGGGCCAACGACACCAACTACCGCTTCCGCCCCGGCACGGAGTTCTACTACCTCACCGGCAACGTCGAGCCCGACTGCGTGCTCGTCCTCGAGCCGAAGGCAGGCGGCGGCCACAAGGACATCCTCTTCGTCGAGCCCAACCCCGGCCGCTCCGACGCCACCTTCTACACCGACCGCAACAAGGGCGAATTGTGGGTGGGCGCGCGCCTCGGCGTGCAGGAGAGCGAGGTGCGCTTCGGCGTCGACGAGGCCCGCGGGCTGCCCGAGCTGCCGGCCTACCTCGACGGGCTGGGCGGCGGGGTGACTCGTCCCTCGCGCGTGCTCCGCGGCGTCTCCTCCCAGGTGGACCACCACGTCCGGGCGCAGCACGCGCGCGACCGCGAGCTCGCCGTCCATCTCTCGGAGATGCGGCTGATCAAGGACAAGCTCGAACTCCGCGAGCTCCAGGCAGCGGTCGACTCGACGATGCGCGGCCTCGAGGACGTGATCGAGCGCCTCGCCTTCGCGCAGAGCGAGCGCGAGGTGGAGGGCGTCTTCAACCTCCGCGCGCGGATGGAGGGCAACGACGTCGGCTACGGCACCATCGCCGCGTCCGGCTGCAACGCCTGCGTGCTCCACTGGACCCGCAACGACGCGAAGCTGAAGCCCGGCACCCTGCTGCTCCTCGACGCCGGCGTGGAGCGCGACACCCTCTACACCGCGGACATCACCCGCACCCTGCCGGTCTCGGGGAAGTTCTCGAAGGAGCAGCGGGAGATCTACGAGCTGGTGCTCGAGGCGCAGACCGCCGCCATCGCAGCGGTGAAGCCGGGCAACGACTTCATGGAGCCCAACCGCGTGGCGATGCGGATCCTCGCCGAGGGGCTGGAGCGGCTGGGCATCCTCGAGAGCGCCGAGGAGGCGCTCGCCGACGAGCACCAGTTCTACAAGCGCTACTCGCTTCACAACGTGAGCCACATGCTCGGCCTCGACGTGCACGACTGCGCGCAGGCCCGCATGGAAAATTACAAATACGGCAAGCTCCAGCCGGGCATGGTCCTCACCGTGGAGCCGGGGCTCTACTTCCAGGAAGACGATCTCACCGTCCCCGCGAAGTACCGCGGCATCGGCGTGCGCATCGAGGACGACGTGGCGGTCACCGCCCGCGGGGTGAAGAACCTCTCCGAGAACATCCCCCACACCGTGAAGGAGATCGAAGGCTGGATGGCCTCGGTGTGGAAGGCGGCAAAGAAGAAGAAGCGTTAG
- a CDS encoding MarR family winged helix-turn-helix transcriptional regulator, whose amino-acid sequence MGTHYKGSETEIRALDTYIKLMRAVGSLGSSLERRLDEEGLTGSQFGILEALLHLGPLCQRDLGQKLLTSGGNVTTVVDNLEKRGLVQRVRSEEDRRFVTVHLTDEGKRLITAVFPRHLARIVEALAALEPDEQEGLGRLCKKLGVAVAR is encoded by the coding sequence TTGGGCACCCACTACAAGGGCAGCGAGACCGAAATCCGCGCGCTCGACACCTATATCAAGCTGATGCGCGCCGTGGGCTCCCTCGGTAGCTCCCTCGAGCGCCGGCTCGACGAGGAGGGGCTCACCGGCTCGCAATTCGGGATCCTCGAGGCGCTCCTCCACCTTGGGCCGCTGTGCCAGCGGGACCTCGGCCAGAAGCTCCTCACCTCTGGCGGCAACGTGACCACCGTGGTCGACAACCTCGAGAAGCGGGGCCTGGTGCAGCGCGTCCGCAGCGAGGAGGACCGGCGCTTCGTCACCGTCCACCTCACCGACGAGGGGAAGCGGCTCATCACTGCGGTCTTCCCCCGGCATCTGGCGCGCATCGTCGAGGCGCTCGCGGCGCTGGAGCCGGACGAGCAGGAGGGGCTGGGGCGGCTCTGCAAGAAGCTCGGCGTCGCCGTCGCCCGCTGA